The Nocardia sp. BMG111209 genome includes a window with the following:
- a CDS encoding cytochrome P450, translated as MSEPTTVLPDFPVARTGRCPFGPPEQLRDRGAEKPISRTRIWDGSTHWLVTGHAEQRVVLSDPRVSADERRPGFPHQNAGMAETLEHRPPTVFNTDAPEHSRFRRLMTFPFTLKKVEALRPAIQRITDDLIDDMLAGPNPVDLVTALALPLPSLMICELLGVPYADKEFFHRHAAVAVDRNATAAANARSAGQILAYLAGLITARLDAPGEGWVSDLAERVTAGEITVDEAAQLGVVLLIAGHETSANMIGLGTLALLQDPDQLAVFRDSDDPTVIAAAVEEMLRYLSIAQHGLRRIALADIEVGGKTIRAGDGIVVPLPVANWDPAVFPHPERLDLHRQARAHHAFGFGIHQCVGQQLARVELQVVYSTLYRRIPTLRLATTIDRIEFKEDAFAHGVHALPVTW; from the coding sequence ATGTCCGAGCCCACGACCGTCCTGCCCGATTTCCCCGTCGCCCGCACCGGCCGCTGCCCGTTCGGCCCGCCCGAACAGCTGCGCGACCGGGGTGCCGAAAAGCCGATATCCCGCACCCGCATCTGGGACGGCAGCACCCACTGGCTGGTCACCGGCCACGCCGAACAGCGTGTGGTGCTGTCGGATCCGCGCGTCAGCGCCGACGAGCGCCGTCCCGGCTTCCCGCACCAGAACGCCGGCATGGCCGAGACCCTGGAACACCGGCCGCCGACCGTCTTCAACACCGATGCCCCCGAGCACAGCCGGTTCCGCCGCCTGATGACCTTCCCGTTCACCCTGAAGAAGGTCGAGGCGCTGCGGCCGGCGATCCAGCGGATCACCGACGATCTGATCGATGACATGCTGGCCGGCCCGAATCCCGTCGATCTCGTCACCGCGCTGGCGCTGCCGCTGCCGTCGCTGATGATCTGCGAACTCCTGGGCGTGCCCTACGCCGACAAGGAGTTCTTCCACCGGCACGCCGCCGTCGCGGTCGACCGCAACGCCACCGCGGCGGCGAATGCGCGATCCGCCGGGCAGATCCTGGCATACCTGGCCGGGCTGATCACCGCGCGGCTGGACGCACCGGGGGAGGGCTGGGTCTCCGACCTGGCCGAGCGGGTCACCGCGGGCGAGATCACCGTGGACGAGGCGGCGCAACTGGGTGTCGTGCTGCTCATCGCCGGGCACGAGACCAGCGCCAACATGATCGGGCTGGGAACCCTTGCGCTACTACAGGATCCGGACCAACTCGCGGTGTTCCGGGACAGCGACGATCCGACGGTGATCGCCGCCGCGGTCGAGGAGATGCTGCGCTACCTGTCCATCGCGCAGCACGGCCTACGCCGAATCGCCTTGGCGGACATCGAGGTCGGCGGCAAGACGATCCGCGCGGGCGACGGCATCGTGGTCCCGCTGCCGGTAGCCAATTGGGACCCGGCCGTCTTCCCGCACCCCGAGCGCCTGGACCTGCACCGGCAGGCGCGAGCGCACCACGCCTTCGGATTCGGTATCCACCAGTGCGTCGGCCAGCAATTGGCCCGCGTGGAACTGCAAGTCGTCTACAGCACGCTGTACCGCCGCATCCCCACCTTGCGACTCGCCACCACGATCGATCGGATCGAGTTCAAGGAGGACGCTTTCGCCCACGGCGTCCACGCTCTGCCCGTCACCTGGTAG
- a CDS encoding ferredoxin yields the protein MKVFIDQDKCVACGQCVASAPEVFDQRDEDGIVVLLDESPPAEQEFNVRDAAAVCPALVITFRQ from the coding sequence ATGAAAGTCTTCATCGACCAGGACAAATGCGTCGCCTGCGGCCAGTGCGTGGCCAGCGCCCCCGAGGTGTTCGACCAGCGCGACGAGGACGGCATCGTGGTGCTGCTCGACGAGAGTCCGCCCGCCGAACAGGAATTCAACGTCCGCGACGCGGCCGCGGTGTGCCCGGCCCTCGTCATCACCTTCCGGCAATAG
- a CDS encoding NAD(P)/FAD-dependent oxidoreductase: MTVPAAVLVVGASAAGLSTAEALRRNGYQGRITLLGAEPELPYDRPPLSKQVLAGAWEPIRTRLRPADHLGRLNIEFVLGDPAAALDVGQRTVHTESGRSLAAEAVVVATGVRPRTLFGATATEGVHVLRTLADAQALRADLLTADRLVVVGEGVLGSEIAATAKQSGLDVTLVGPRSAPMAGQLGPRLAALLGDLHTDHGVRLRLGTGVTALRYRDGRVAGVHLDTGEELPADVVVVAIGATPATEWLTDSGLTLDDGVVSDAYCRAAPGIYAAGDVARFHHQRAGALVRLENRTNATEQAAVVAAAILGATMPYTPIPYFWTDQFDARIQVHGTLPPDAEVEFVDGDPRDRRFVARCHYDGQITGVIGWNMPKQTRLRRRDVVDAPVAAR; this comes from the coding sequence ATGACCGTACCCGCCGCCGTCCTGGTGGTCGGCGCCTCAGCCGCCGGTTTGTCCACCGCGGAAGCCTTGCGCCGCAACGGATATCAGGGTCGCATAACGCTGCTGGGAGCCGAACCCGAACTGCCCTACGACCGCCCGCCGCTGTCCAAACAGGTACTCGCCGGCGCCTGGGAGCCGATACGGACCCGGCTTCGTCCGGCCGACCACCTGGGCCGGCTGAACATCGAGTTCGTGCTCGGCGACCCGGCGGCGGCGCTGGATGTCGGGCAACGGACCGTCCACACCGAATCCGGCCGCTCCCTGGCCGCCGAGGCCGTCGTGGTGGCAACCGGTGTGCGTCCGCGAACCCTGTTCGGGGCCACCGCGACCGAGGGCGTGCACGTCCTGCGCACCCTCGCCGACGCACAGGCCCTGCGTGCGGACCTGCTCACCGCCGACCGGCTCGTGGTCGTGGGTGAGGGCGTGCTCGGTTCCGAAATCGCCGCCACCGCAAAGCAATCGGGCCTGGACGTCACCCTCGTGGGCCCGCGCTCGGCACCCATGGCCGGACAACTCGGTCCCCGGCTGGCGGCGCTGCTCGGCGACCTGCACACCGACCACGGTGTCCGCCTGCGGTTGGGCACCGGCGTCACCGCACTGAGGTACCGCGACGGTCGCGTGGCCGGCGTGCACCTGGACACCGGCGAGGAGTTGCCCGCCGATGTGGTCGTGGTCGCGATCGGCGCGACTCCCGCCACGGAATGGCTCACGGACAGCGGACTGACCCTGGACGACGGCGTGGTGTCCGACGCGTACTGCCGGGCCGCCCCCGGTATCTACGCCGCCGGCGACGTCGCCCGCTTCCACCACCAGCGGGCCGGTGCGTTGGTCCGGCTGGAGAACCGCACCAACGCCACCGAGCAGGCGGCCGTGGTCGCCGCCGCGATCCTGGGCGCCACGATGCCCTACACCCCGATCCCGTATTTCTGGACCGATCAATTCGACGCCAGGATCCAGGTCCACGGCACCTTGCCGCCGGATGCCGAGGTCGAATTCGTCGACGGCGATCCACGGGACCGCAGGTTCGTCGCCCGCTGCCACTACGACGGGCAGATCACCGGCGTCATCGGCTGGAACATGCCCAAACAGACCAGGCTGCGCCGCCGGGACGTCGTGGACGCTCCCGTCGCCGCGCGCTGA
- a CDS encoding aldo/keto reductase — protein sequence MQYTRLGNSGLKVSRIALGCMSFGDPAKRMPWVLNDDAAEPIFRQAVELGVTFWDTANIYALGTSEETVGRAIRTYTTREDVVLATKLYMPMHPGPGGSGLSRKAVMEQIDASLRRLGTDYVDLYQIHRFDPQTPVEETMEALHDVVKAGKARYIGASSMWAWRFATMQHAADTHGWTRFVAMQDQYSLIHREEEREMFGLLADQGVGSIPWSPLAGGRVARPWGEGSTARAQVNPDIDPWGRPLFLDSDRAIVDAVQKIADARGVSMAQIGMAWVLKNPVVSAPIVGATKVHHLTDAVAALDIELTDDEIHALEQPYVPRMPTYF from the coding sequence GTGCAGTACACCCGCCTGGGAAACTCGGGACTGAAGGTCAGCCGAATCGCGCTGGGCTGCATGAGCTTCGGCGACCCGGCCAAGCGCATGCCCTGGGTGCTGAACGACGACGCGGCCGAGCCGATCTTCCGCCAGGCCGTCGAACTCGGCGTGACGTTCTGGGACACCGCGAACATCTACGCCCTGGGCACCTCCGAGGAAACTGTCGGCCGCGCGATCCGCACGTACACCACGCGCGAGGACGTCGTGCTGGCCACCAAGCTGTACATGCCGATGCATCCGGGCCCGGGTGGCTCGGGCCTGTCGCGCAAGGCCGTCATGGAACAGATCGACGCCTCCCTGCGCCGCCTCGGCACCGACTACGTCGACCTGTACCAGATCCACCGTTTCGACCCGCAGACCCCGGTCGAGGAGACGATGGAGGCGCTGCACGACGTGGTCAAGGCGGGTAAGGCCCGCTATATCGGCGCCTCGTCGATGTGGGCGTGGCGGTTCGCCACCATGCAGCACGCCGCGGATACGCACGGCTGGACCCGGTTCGTCGCCATGCAGGACCAGTACAGCCTGATCCACCGCGAGGAGGAGCGCGAGATGTTCGGCCTGCTCGCCGATCAGGGCGTCGGCTCGATCCCGTGGAGCCCGCTGGCCGGCGGCCGGGTGGCCCGCCCCTGGGGCGAGGGTTCGACGGCCCGCGCCCAGGTCAACCCCGATATCGACCCGTGGGGTCGCCCCCTGTTCCTGGACTCCGACCGGGCCATCGTCGACGCCGTGCAGAAGATCGCCGACGCCCGCGGCGTCTCGATGGCGCAGATCGGCATGGCCTGGGTCCTGAAGAACCCGGTCGTCTCCGCACCGATCGTCGGCGCCACCAAGGTCCACCACCTGACCGACGCGGTCGCGGCCCTGGATATCGAACTGACCGACGACGAGATCCACGCGCTCGAACAGCCCTACGTCCCCCGCATGCCGACCTACTTCTGA
- a CDS encoding LacI family DNA-binding transcriptional regulator, producing the protein MGEAARLATIYDVAGAAGVSPSTVSRVFSRPGVVSAHTAERVRTVAADLGYRAQSPTGEHRRTRAGTIALVVPDATNPWYSSMMRGFEAAAADAGYTTLLADTRESQATERAALERVLPNVDGIILAGSRMNDRAIRTVAKQRPTVLLNRIASGNHCVVPDTDSGVRDAMAHLRGLGHTAVTYAGGPEESWDDGARWRAILRLGSEFDIAGTRIGPFPPTLAGGLAAAADIERQRPTAVITYNDLLAIGLIRGLAAAGLRVPGQISVIGFDNVFAGELCHPALTTVAMPLRRMGITAFRQLHRLMRGDPIGPSRHFMVPDTRLIVRESTGPGRDTGATTIAAEKEQP; encoded by the coding sequence ATGGGCGAAGCAGCGCGTCTGGCAACGATCTACGATGTCGCGGGGGCGGCGGGTGTCTCGCCCTCGACCGTTTCGCGAGTTTTCTCCCGGCCCGGCGTGGTCAGCGCGCATACCGCGGAGCGGGTCCGGACGGTGGCCGCGGACCTCGGATACCGGGCGCAGTCGCCCACGGGTGAGCATCGGAGGACTCGCGCCGGCACGATCGCGCTCGTCGTACCGGATGCCACCAACCCCTGGTACTCGAGCATGATGCGCGGCTTCGAGGCCGCCGCGGCCGACGCCGGGTATACGACCCTGCTGGCGGATACCCGGGAATCCCAGGCGACCGAGCGAGCGGCGCTCGAACGCGTCCTGCCGAATGTGGACGGAATCATCCTGGCCGGTTCACGAATGAACGACCGGGCGATACGGACGGTCGCGAAACAGCGACCGACCGTCTTGCTGAACCGGATCGCCTCGGGCAACCATTGCGTCGTTCCCGACACCGACTCCGGCGTGCGTGACGCGATGGCGCATCTGCGGGGCCTGGGCCACACCGCGGTGACCTACGCCGGTGGGCCGGAGGAATCGTGGGACGACGGGGCGCGGTGGCGGGCGATCCTCCGGCTGGGATCGGAATTCGATATCGCCGGCACCCGAATCGGGCCGTTCCCACCGACTTTGGCCGGTGGGCTCGCCGCGGCGGCCGACATCGAACGGCAGCGGCCGACGGCGGTGATCACCTACAACGATCTGCTGGCGATCGGCCTCATCCGGGGGCTGGCGGCCGCGGGACTGCGGGTACCCGGGCAGATCAGCGTCATCGGATTCGACAACGTGTTCGCGGGCGAACTCTGCCATCCGGCGCTGACCACCGTCGCAATGCCGTTGCGCCGCATGGGTATCACCGCGTTCCGGCAGTTGCATCGGCTGATGCGTGGCGACCCGATCGGCCCCTCACGACATTTCATGGTGCCCGACACCCGCTTGATCGTGCGTGAATCCACCGGGCCCGGCAGAGATACCGGCGCGACGACGATCGCTGCCGAGAAAGAGCAACCGTGA
- a CDS encoding family 78 glycoside hydrolase catalytic domain, with product MTETFSASMITADVPRDCAPLLRKEFDLDSGHGEVTGALLFATALGLCEMTLNGKPVAGDVLTPGWSSYEWRVRYARWDVTGLVAQRNVLGILIGNGWYAGHLGFFGTKGLYGTQRSAWAELRITFTDGHIQTVGTDGSWRSGPGAVLADDLYQGQTIDARLLDDAWTRTDAELPGWTGVRIVEFDHERLTPYLGPGVVRREEIAPQRIWNSPSGKMLIDFGQNLVGWIRMRTRGPAGQQVVIRHAEVLEHGELAVRPLRTAEATDTFILSGGDDIFEPTLTFHGFRYIEVSGWSGTTEALGDAVRAVVIGSELERIGSFECSDPLLNQLYSNIVWSMRGNFVDLPTDCPQRDERLGWTGDIAVFAETAADLYDVDLFLRDWLLDLAAEQRHAGGRIPVVIPDCLKFLDMAPLRPQLDEAADGVPVVALWNDAVCWVPWALWEAYGDPEVLRQQYDSISSYARRIGAALSGRGLLESGTQLGDWLDPTAPPETPQRSKADPYVVATACVYRSVRIASRTAQLLGHLDDAEEFAGLADRIRAAFGKYHVTDGRITSDATSVYALAICLGLLDADDLRAAGDRLAELTAAAGHHITTGFAGTPFILRALTETGHSETAYRLLRQQECPSWLYPVTMGATTMWERWDSMLPDGTVNPGEMTSFNHYAFGAVGTWLHRVAGGLGPLEPGYRKILVAPCPGGQLTWARTELRTPHGRAEVRWELDGGTLSVTATIPEGTTAVVRIPGAEEVTVTGGLHRFTTRPTA from the coding sequence GTGACAGAGACATTCAGCGCCTCGATGATCACCGCGGATGTGCCGCGGGACTGTGCGCCGTTGCTGCGCAAGGAATTCGACCTCGATTCCGGGCACGGCGAGGTGACCGGCGCGCTCCTGTTCGCCACCGCACTCGGGCTGTGCGAGATGACCCTCAACGGGAAACCGGTCGCCGGCGACGTGCTCACACCGGGCTGGAGCAGCTACGAGTGGCGTGTGCGTTATGCCCGATGGGATGTCACCGGCCTCGTCGCGCAGCGCAATGTGCTCGGGATCCTGATCGGGAACGGCTGGTACGCGGGCCATCTCGGATTCTTCGGCACCAAGGGGCTCTACGGTACCCAGCGGTCCGCATGGGCCGAGCTGCGAATCACGTTCACGGACGGCCATATTCAGACCGTCGGCACCGACGGCAGCTGGCGCTCGGGCCCCGGCGCCGTCCTCGCGGACGACCTCTACCAGGGTCAGACGATCGACGCACGCCTGCTCGACGACGCCTGGACCCGCACCGACGCGGAGCTGCCCGGGTGGACCGGTGTGCGCATCGTCGAATTCGACCACGAGCGGCTCACCCCTTATCTGGGGCCGGGGGTGGTTCGTCGGGAGGAAATCGCTCCGCAGCGGATCTGGAATTCGCCGTCGGGGAAGATGCTGATCGACTTCGGTCAGAATCTCGTCGGATGGATTCGGATGCGGACCCGCGGGCCCGCCGGACAGCAGGTCGTGATCCGGCACGCCGAGGTCCTCGAACACGGTGAACTCGCGGTACGTCCCTTGCGCACGGCCGAGGCCACCGACACCTTCATTCTCAGCGGCGGCGACGATATCTTCGAGCCGACCCTCACCTTCCACGGATTCCGATACATCGAGGTCAGCGGCTGGAGCGGGACCACGGAGGCGCTCGGCGACGCCGTGCGCGCGGTGGTGATCGGTTCCGAACTGGAGCGCATCGGCTCCTTCGAATGCTCCGATCCGCTGTTGAATCAGCTGTATTCGAACATCGTCTGGAGTATGCGCGGCAACTTCGTCGACCTGCCCACCGATTGCCCGCAACGCGACGAGCGGCTGGGGTGGACCGGTGATATCGCGGTCTTCGCCGAGACCGCCGCCGACCTCTACGACGTGGATCTGTTCCTCCGGGACTGGCTCCTGGATCTGGCGGCCGAACAGCGGCACGCCGGCGGACGGATTCCGGTGGTGATTCCCGACTGCCTCAAATTCCTGGACATGGCACCCCTGCGCCCGCAGCTCGACGAAGCGGCCGACGGGGTGCCGGTGGTGGCGTTGTGGAACGACGCCGTCTGCTGGGTGCCGTGGGCCCTGTGGGAGGCCTACGGTGATCCGGAAGTGCTTCGGCAGCAATATGATTCGATCTCGTCCTACGCGCGGCGGATCGGTGCGGCGCTGTCCGGTCGCGGATTGCTGGAAAGCGGTACCCAGCTCGGTGATTGGCTCGATCCCACCGCCCCACCGGAAACGCCGCAGCGGTCCAAGGCCGACCCGTACGTCGTCGCGACGGCGTGCGTGTACCGATCCGTGCGGATCGCCTCGCGGACAGCGCAACTGCTGGGGCACCTCGACGACGCCGAGGAGTTCGCCGGACTCGCCGACCGGATCCGGGCGGCGTTCGGCAAGTACCACGTCACCGACGGCCGGATCACCAGCGACGCGACATCGGTGTACGCGCTGGCCATCTGCCTCGGGCTGCTCGACGCCGACGATCTCCGGGCCGCCGGTGACCGGCTGGCCGAACTGACCGCGGCCGCCGGTCACCACATCACCACCGGATTCGCCGGTACCCCGTTCATCCTGCGCGCGCTCACCGAGACCGGGCATTCGGAGACGGCGTATCGGCTGCTGCGGCAACAGGAATGCCCGTCGTGGCTGTATCCGGTCACCATGGGCGCGACCACGATGTGGGAGCGCTGGGACTCGATGCTGCCCGACGGCACCGTCAACCCGGGCGAGATGACCAGCTTCAATCACTACGCCTTCGGCGCCGTCGGCACCTGGCTGCATCGCGTGGCCGGCGGCCTCGGCCCGCTCGAACCCGGGTATCGGAAGATCCTCGTCGCGCCGTGTCCCGGCGGGCAACTCACCTGGGCGCGAACCGAATTGCGGACACCGCACGGCCGGGCCGAGGTCCGGTGGGAACTCGACGGCGGCACGCTGTCCGTCACCGCCACCATCCCGGAGGGCACCACCGCGGTCGTCCGCATTCCGGGTGCGGAGGAAGTCACCGTGACCGGCGGACTTCACCGATTCACCACGCGCCCAACGGCGTAA
- a CDS encoding aromatic ring-hydroxylating dioxygenase subunit alpha — translation MARFAKPSEGSWTEHYPELGTGGVSYEDCVSPEFYAAEREKIFRRAWLNVGRVDELPSKGSYFTKTIEVASASIIVVRDQQGQVRAFHNICRHRGNKLVWNENPNDEVAGTCRTFTCKYHAWRYALDGECTFVQQEQEFFGLDKSQYGLAPVHCEVWAGFIFVNFAAEPAESLREFLRPMITELEGYPFERFTDKYVFTADVGCNWKLFLDAFQEYYHVPVLHSQEATPAARPKITGFEAPHYQLDGPHRLVTTSSSPRRTWPEDFQYPIEIVTRSGLFGPWDEPNLGDELGGVNPGRAPQWAADNFQIFPNMELLIWAAGWYLVYRYWPTSPRTHRFEGTLYFPPARTVAQRVAQETAVVMFKEFALQDAGTLVGTQQGLDTGVVDYFPLNDQELLVRHFHRTVGDWVGDHRTAKA, via the coding sequence ATGGCGCGTTTCGCGAAGCCGAGCGAGGGCAGTTGGACCGAGCACTACCCCGAGCTCGGGACCGGAGGGGTGTCCTACGAGGACTGCGTCTCCCCCGAGTTCTATGCCGCCGAACGGGAGAAGATCTTCCGGCGGGCCTGGCTGAATGTCGGCCGGGTGGACGAATTACCCAGTAAGGGAAGCTATTTCACCAAGACGATCGAGGTCGCGAGCGCGTCGATCATCGTGGTCCGCGACCAGCAGGGGCAGGTGCGCGCGTTCCACAACATCTGCCGGCACCGGGGTAACAAGCTGGTCTGGAACGAGAATCCGAACGACGAGGTCGCGGGCACCTGCCGGACCTTCACCTGCAAGTACCACGCCTGGCGGTACGCGCTGGACGGGGAGTGCACGTTCGTGCAGCAGGAGCAGGAGTTCTTCGGCCTGGACAAGTCGCAGTACGGCCTGGCGCCGGTGCACTGCGAGGTGTGGGCCGGGTTCATCTTCGTCAACTTCGCCGCCGAGCCGGCCGAATCGTTGCGAGAGTTCTTGCGGCCCATGATCACCGAGCTGGAGGGGTACCCCTTCGAGCGGTTCACCGACAAATACGTCTTCACCGCCGACGTGGGCTGCAACTGGAAGCTGTTCCTGGACGCCTTCCAGGAGTACTACCACGTTCCGGTGCTGCATTCCCAGGAGGCGACACCCGCGGCACGGCCGAAGATCACCGGGTTCGAGGCGCCGCACTATCAGCTGGACGGACCGCACCGTCTGGTCACCACGTCCAGTTCACCGCGGCGGACGTGGCCCGAGGACTTCCAGTATCCGATCGAGATCGTCACGCGCAGTGGACTTTTCGGACCGTGGGACGAGCCGAATCTGGGTGACGAGCTCGGCGGGGTCAATCCGGGGCGGGCCCCGCAGTGGGCCGCCGACAACTTCCAGATCTTCCCGAATATGGAACTGCTGATCTGGGCCGCCGGCTGGTATCTGGTCTACCGCTACTGGCCGACCTCGCCGCGCACCCACCGCTTCGAGGGCACCCTGTACTTCCCGCCGGCCCGGACGGTGGCCCAACGTGTCGCCCAGGAGACCGCCGTGGTGATGTTCAAGGAGTTCGCGCTGCAGGACGCGGGGACGCTGGTCGGCACCCAGCAGGGCCTGGATACCGGTGTGGTCGACTATTTTCCGCTCAACGACCAGGAGCTGCTGGTCCGGCACTTCCACAGGACCGTCGGCGACTGGGTCGGCGACCACCGCACCGCGAAGGCGTGA
- a CDS encoding DUF1330 domain-containing protein — MPKGYAILTEEFVDPDGMREYERASTRALVVGGAKVLAVDTRPKVLEGQWHGTRTVVLEFESPDAAQAWYDSPEYRQALPLRLAAARSNAVILTGFDPR; from the coding sequence ATGCCGAAGGGATATGCCATCCTCACCGAGGAGTTCGTCGACCCGGACGGGATGCGGGAATACGAGCGCGCCTCGACGCGGGCACTGGTCGTCGGTGGGGCGAAGGTGCTCGCCGTCGACACCCGGCCGAAGGTGCTCGAAGGGCAGTGGCACGGCACCCGCACGGTGGTTCTGGAGTTCGAGTCGCCCGACGCCGCGCAGGCGTGGTACGACTCGCCGGAATACCGGCAGGCGCTGCCGTTGCGGCTGGCCGCGGCCCGCTCGAACGCGGTCATCCTCACCGGATTCGATCCCCGATGA
- a CDS encoding LLM class flavin-dependent oxidoreductase, whose translation MPDYELSCGLPPGPDFADLAVLAEELGYHRVWIFDSAPLWEDPFVHLALAARRTTDIGLATSVLVPQQRSEPAMAAGIATIARLSGNRFRACLGTGFTARYAAGQRPMTLARLRDYTLAVRELLAGGTATVDGAPARMLHAPGLAAARPLEVPIWLSAFGPKGTRLAGEIADGLIGAPHPTLPTATIVSGTVLEPGEDPGAPRVREAIGPWRIVDWHNAYATGGPDAVDALPGGAEWRKALEASTSPHERHLSIFEGHVTHLTDRDRRLLDHIDVRTLVGDTGRVRRQLNKMAGYGFREIIYTPTGPDVARELRAFATTQESNP comes from the coding sequence ATGCCCGACTACGAATTGTCGTGCGGCCTGCCGCCGGGACCGGACTTCGCCGATCTGGCGGTCCTCGCCGAGGAACTCGGATATCACCGGGTGTGGATCTTCGATTCGGCGCCGCTGTGGGAGGACCCCTTCGTGCACCTCGCGCTGGCCGCGCGGCGCACCACCGATATCGGTCTCGCGACCTCGGTACTCGTCCCCCAGCAGCGGTCGGAACCGGCGATGGCCGCCGGGATCGCCACCATTGCCCGCCTGTCGGGCAACCGTTTCCGGGCCTGCCTGGGTACCGGATTCACCGCCCGCTACGCGGCGGGACAACGACCGATGACCCTCGCCCGCCTTCGCGACTACACCCTCGCGGTCCGCGAGTTGCTGGCCGGCGGCACCGCGACCGTCGACGGTGCGCCGGCCCGGATGCTCCACGCCCCGGGCCTGGCCGCGGCGCGACCGCTGGAGGTTCCGATCTGGCTGAGCGCGTTCGGGCCCAAGGGAACTCGGCTGGCCGGTGAGATCGCCGACGGGCTCATCGGCGCCCCGCACCCCACGCTGCCGACCGCGACGATCGTCTCCGGCACCGTGCTCGAACCCGGCGAGGATCCCGGCGCGCCACGCGTCCGGGAGGCGATCGGGCCGTGGCGGATCGTCGACTGGCACAACGCCTATGCCACCGGCGGGCCCGACGCCGTCGACGCGCTGCCCGGTGGCGCGGAGTGGCGGAAAGCGCTGGAGGCGTCGACTTCCCCGCACGAACGGCATCTGTCGATCTTCGAGGGCCACGTGACCCACCTGACCGACCGTGATCGGCGGCTGCTCGACCACATCGATGTGAGAACCCTCGTCGGCGACACCGGCCGGGTCCGCAGGCAGCTGAACAAGATGGCCGGATACGGCTTCCGGGAAATCATCTACACCCCCACCGGCCCGGACGTCGCGCGCGAACTGCGCGCCTTCGCGACCACTCAGGAGAGCAATCCGTGA
- a CDS encoding 2Fe-2S iron-sulfur cluster binding domain-containing protein codes for MNPQPVTAEIPAATGRRVTVVLGKKRVTIEHRPGETVLDCARRAGLSPPAQCELGGCGTCMARLTEGHVTMAVNNVLGADDLAEGWILTCQAVPDGPATRVRYE; via the coding sequence GTGAACCCGCAGCCGGTCACCGCCGAGATACCCGCCGCCACCGGCCGCCGGGTCACCGTCGTACTCGGCAAGAAACGAGTGACCATCGAGCACCGGCCGGGCGAGACCGTCCTGGACTGCGCGCGCCGAGCGGGTCTGTCACCCCCGGCGCAATGCGAACTCGGCGGCTGCGGGACCTGTATGGCCAGACTCACCGAGGGTCACGTCACCATGGCCGTCAACAACGTACTCGGCGCGGACGATCTCGCCGAGGGATGGATATTGACCTGCCAGGCGGTGCCGGACGGGCCAGCGACCCGGGTCCGTTACGAATAG
- a CDS encoding IclR family transcriptional regulator, which yields MARPAPASTRAAGILAFLTAHATHGYTITELCQHLGMNIASANATLAVLSEWGFVVREPVHRTYVLGPALVATGYAAAEQSPGVAAGIEQAGILADELGADVRLTAVAGRDAILLASRGPEAVTSQLGYPGDRIPLIAPIGAVFLAWSDEASVAGWLERAELSERPAAACRELLAEARERGYTVTMESMGSPAVRDALRRVRDTPADAAAEQKLTDILHDSDDLLISFDDLDESAEVVFRTVAAPIFDPLGRVLLSLSVGGPGHPVPAGQIRESGRRLVRSAAVATRKGRGRMPTADPNLPAYS from the coding sequence ATGGCTCGTCCCGCTCCTGCCTCGACCCGCGCCGCGGGCATCCTCGCATTCCTGACCGCCCACGCGACCCACGGCTATACGATCACCGAGCTCTGCCAGCATCTGGGCATGAACATCGCGTCGGCGAACGCGACGCTGGCGGTGCTGTCGGAGTGGGGGTTCGTCGTCCGGGAGCCGGTACACCGGACATACGTCCTGGGCCCGGCGCTGGTCGCCACGGGGTACGCCGCGGCCGAGCAGAGTCCCGGGGTGGCGGCCGGTATCGAGCAGGCGGGCATCCTGGCCGACGAACTCGGCGCCGATGTGCGGCTGACCGCGGTGGCCGGACGCGATGCGATCCTCCTGGCCAGCCGAGGCCCGGAGGCGGTGACCTCCCAGCTGGGATATCCCGGCGACCGCATACCGTTGATCGCGCCGATCGGCGCGGTATTCCTGGCGTGGTCGGACGAGGCGTCGGTGGCCGGGTGGCTGGAACGGGCCGAGCTGTCCGAGCGTCCCGCGGCCGCCTGCCGCGAGCTGCTGGCCGAGGCGCGGGAACGCGGCTACACCGTGACGATGGAGTCGATGGGTTCGCCGGCCGTGCGCGACGCGCTCCGGCGGGTGCGCGATACGCCGGCCGACGCCGCCGCCGAGCAGAAACTGACGGATATCCTGCACGACAGCGACGACCTGCTGATCTCGTTCGATGACCTGGACGAGTCGGCGGAGGTGGTGTTCCGTACCGTCGCCGCACCGATTTTCGATCCGCTCGGCCGAGTGTTGTTGTCGCTGAGCGTGGGTGGGCCCGGTCATCCCGTACCGGCCGGGCAGATAAGGGAATCGGGGCGGCGGCTGGTGCGTTCGGCGGCGGTCGCGACCCGCAAGGGCCGCGGCCGGATGCCGACGGCGGATCCGAACCTGCCCGCCTATTCGTAA